CCGGTACGAGACGCTGCTGCCGCCGACCGCCGTGGCCGACCTGCTGATCTACCAGCTGTGGTCCTCGACGGCCCGGGACGCGGTGGAGGGCCGGACGGTCTTCTCCAAGCCCGGTGGCGGCACCCGGCTCGGCGAGACGCTCTCCCCGCTGCCGCTCACGCTGCGCAGCGACCCGAACGAGCCGGGCCTCGAGTCCTCGCCGTTCGTGATCGCGCACTCCTCCGGCGACGACTCCTCCGTCTTCGACAACGGTCTGCCGATCGGGCCGGTCGACTGGGTGAAGGCCGGCGCCCTGGCGCACCTGATCACCACCCGGCACACGGCGGGGCTTACTCGTTTGCCCGTGGCGCCGGGAGCGGGGAACCTGATCCTGGACGGCGGCGGCGAGCGCTCCCTCGAGGAGATGGTGGCCGCGACGGAGCGTGGCCTGCTGCTGACCTGCCTCTGGTACATCCGCGAGGTCGACCCGGCGACGCTGCTGCTGACCGGGCTGACCCGGGACGGCGTCTACCTCGTCGAGAACGGCGAGGTGGTCGGCGAGGTGAACAACTTCCGGTTCAACGAGTCGCCGGTGGACCTGCTGTCGCGGGCCTCGGAGGCGGGTCGTACGGAGAAGACGCTGCCGCGCGAGTGGAGCGACTGGTTCACCCGGGCCGCGATGCCCGCCCTGCGGGTGCCGGACTTCAACATGAGCTCGGTCAGCAAGGGGGTCTGACCCCCATAGACTGATCGCGACAACTTGTTCCCCTGAGCATCACGAGGAGACGGACGACGTGACGGACATCGTCGACGAGCTGAAGTGGCGCGGGCTGTTCGCCCAGTCCACCGATGAGGACGCACTGCGCAAGGCTCTCGCGGACGGTCCCGTCACGTTCTATTGCGGTTTCGACCCGACCGCGGCCAGTCTTCACGTCGGCCACCTGGTCCAGGTCCTCACCGTCCGCCGGCTCCAGCAGGCCGGGCACCGGCCGCTGGCGCTGGTAGGCGGGGCCACCGGGCAGATCGGTGACCCGCGGCCGACGGCCGAGCGCACCCTGAACGACCCCGAGACGGTCGCGAACTGGGTGAACCGGCTGCGCTCTCAGATCGAGCCGTTCCTCTCCTTCGAGGGGGAGAACGCGGCGGTCATGGTGAACAACCTGGACTGGACCGCCGGGATGTCGGCGATCGAGTTCCTGCGGGACATCGGCAAGCACTTCCGGGTCAACAAGATGCTGACCAAGGACTCCGTGGCACGGCGCCTGGAGTCCGAGCAGGGCATCAGCTACACCGAGTTCAGCTACCAGCTGCTCCAGGGCATGGATTTCCTGGAGCTGTACCGCCGCTACGGCTGCACGCTCCAGCAGGGCGGCTCGGACCAGTGGGGCAACCTGGTGGCCGGCCTCGACCTGATCCACCGCCTGGAGCCGGGCGCCGAGGTCCACGCGCTCGCGACCCCGCTGATGGTCAAGGCGGACGGCACCAAGTTCGGCAAGACCGAGGGCGGGGCCGTCTGGCTGGACCCGGAGATGACCACGCCGTACGCGTTCTACCAGTTCTGGCTGAACGTGGACGACCGGGACATCTCGACGTACATGCGGATCCTGTCCTTCAAGTCCCGCGAGGAGCTGGAGGAGCTGGAGGAGCAGACCGCCGAGCGGCCGCAGGCGCGGGCCGCCCAGCGGGCCCTGGCCGAGGAGCTCACCACCCTGGTGCACGGCGCCGAGCAGTGCGCGGCCGTCATCAACGCCTCCAAGGCGCTGTTCGGGCAGGGCGACCTGGCCGAGCTGGACGAGCCGACGCTCGCCGCCGCGCTCTCCGAGCTGCCGCACGCGCGCGTGTCCGAGCTGGGCCAGGTCGTGGACCTGTTCGCCGAGGTCGGTCTCGTCGCGAGCAAGTCGGCGGCGCGGCGCACGGTGAAGGAGGGCGGTGCCTACGTGAACAACGTGAAGGTGACCGCCGAGGACGCCGTGGTGTCGGCGGAGGAGCTGCTGCACGGCCGCTGGCTGGTGCTGCGGCGCGGCAAGAAGAACCTCGCGGCGATCGAGTTCGCCGGCGAGTAAGGATCATGGCGGGAGGCCCGGTACGTGCGCGGTGCGCCGTACCGGGCCTCCTCCCGTCTCTCAGGCGTGCCGTCTGCCGCCCTTGACCGAGACCCACAGCATGTCGCCCACGCCGACCACGGCGATGGCGCCGATCAACTGGAGCAGATGCCGGGTCCAGTCGATGCCCCGGGTGTCCTCGACTCCGATCCAGCCCGCCACCGCGTTGCCGAGCACACTGCCGAGAATGCCGAACACGGTCGTCAGCCACAACGGGATCTGCTGCTTCCCCGGCAGGATCGCCTTCGCGATCAGACCGAGGACGAATCCCACGATGATCGCCCACAACCAACCCATCGCCACCTCCTAGTGCGCGTGTGCGCCCAGTCTCGGCCCATCGGCCATACGGCGCATGTCGGGCGGCACCGTACGTGCCCCGGTCTCGTGGGCCGCGGAGGGCGGGCGTACCGTGGAACCAGGTCCGGACCGGGGAGGGTCCGGCACGACCTGTGGGCGGTGAACGGCGATGCTGAAGCATGGCGGGACCGAGGTCTTCCGGATCACGGGGGCCCGGCAGGGGCTCGCCGACGACGTGCGGGGGCGGCAGCGGCGCTACGTCATCTCGATGACGGTGCGGACGCTCTCCGTGATCGCCGCGACGGTGCTGTGGAACGTCGAGCGGCACGTGGCCTTCGTGGCGCTGGGCCTGGGGCTCCTGCTCCCCTACATCGCGGTGGTGATCGCCAACGCGGGACGCGAGAGGGCTCCGTCCCTTCCCTCCACCTTCGTCCCCACTCCGGTGCGTCCCGCGCTCGACCCCCCGAACCTCAAGAAAACCTCAGATCAATCATGACGATCCGGTGCACCGCACCCCAGGCGCCGTGACATACTGCCTACGCGCTCCGCATCCCCCGTCGGAGCGACGGACCGATGCCGGGCAGCTCCCCCCGTGGCTGCCCGGCATCGCTGTTGCTGGACAATGATCAGGTGAGCGAAGAGAAGCCGATCTGTTCCGCCAAGGGGTGCCGCGCCGACGCCGTCTGGGTCCTCGCGTGGAACAACCCCAAGCTGCACACGCCCGAGCGGCGCAAGACCTGGCTCGCGTGCGAGGAGCACCGCGAGCACCTCTCCCAGTTCCTGGGCGTACGGGGCTTCCTGAAGGACGTCGTCCCGCTGGCCGAGTGGGAGTCCGAGGAGACCCCCTAGATCTCAGCCAGACCTCAGCCAGACCTCAGCCGCCGATCGCCGACATCGGGCGCTCGGGCTGGAGGAAGCTCGGGTCGTCGAGGCCGGAGCCGGCCTTCTTGCCCCACATGGCCTTCTTCCAGAGCTCCGCGACCGTCTCGTCCGGGGCGTCCGAGCGCAGCGCGGCCCGCAGGTCCGTCTCCTCGGTGGCGAAGAGGCAGGTGCGCACCTGTCCGTCGGCGGTGAGCCGGGTGCGGTCGCAGGCCCGGCAGAACGGGCGGGTGACGGAGGCGATGACGCCGACCGTGTGCGGTCCGCCGTCGACGACCCAGCGCTCGGCGGGGGCCGAGCCGCGCTCCTCGGATCCCTCGGGCGTGAGGGTGAAGCGGGTGCGCAGGGACTCCAGGATGTCCCCGGCGGTGATCATGCCGTCGCGCTTCCAGCCGTGCTGGGCGTCCAGGGGCATCTGCTCGATGAAGCGGAGCTCGTACCCCTCCTCCATCGCCCAGGCGAGGAGGTCGGGGGCCTCGTCGGCGTTGAGCCCGGGCATCAGGACGGCGTTGACCTTGACCGGGGTGAGGCCGGCCTCGCGGGCGGCGGCCATGCCGTCGAGGACGTCCCGGTGGCGGTCGCGCCGGGTGAGGGTCTTGAAGACCTCGGGGCGCAGGGTGTCCAGGGAGACGTTGACCCGGTCCAGGCCTGCCGACTTGAGGGCGGCGGCGGTGCGCTTGAGTCCGATGCCGTTGGTGGTGAGGGACATCCGGGGGCGGGGCTCCAGGGCGGCGCAGCGCTCGACGATCCCGACGAGGCCGGGGCGGAGCAGCGGCTCGCCGCCGGTGAAGCGGACCTCGGTGACGCCGAGGTCGGTGACCGCGATGCGGATCAGGCGGACGATCTCGTCGTCGGTGAGCAGGTCCGGCTTGGCGAGCCACTGGAGGCCCTCCTCCGGCATGCAGTACGTACAGCGCAGATTGCACCGGTCCGTGAGCGAGACGCGCAGGTCAGTGGCCACACGGCCGTAGGTGTCGATGAGCACTGTGGGCCCCCTCCCCGTTGTCCGGATGCGTGTGCTGTCGAGCCTACGTGAGCGCACGGACAACGAGCAGGGCAGATTGTCACGAGGACCGACGCGGCCGCGTCGTAGAACTCTACGACGCGGCCGTCGGGCGGATGCGGAACGTATACGGCTCAGTGCGCTCCGACGCCGGTGAGGGACTTGACCTCCAGCTCCGCGTACTTGCCCTCGTCCGGCCTCTCCTTGGAGAGGACCGAGCCGAGCCAGCCGAGCAGGAAGCCGAGCGGGATGGAGACGATGCCGGGGTTCTCCAGCGGGAACCAGTAGAAGTCCACGGTCTTGAACATCGACGTGGGCTTGCCGGAGACGACCGGCGAGAAGAGCACGAGGACGACGGCGGAGACCAGACCGCCGTAGATCGACCACAGCGCGCCCTGGGTGGTGAACCGCTTCCAGAAGAGCGAGTAGAGGATCGTCGGCAGGTTGGCCGAGGCGGCGACCGCGAAGGCGAGGGCGACCAGGCCGGCGACGTTGAGGTCGCGGGCGAGGGCGCCGAGCGCGATGGAGACGATGCCGATGAAGACGGTCGCCCAGCGGGCGGCCTTCACCTCCTCCTGCTCGGTGGCCTTCCCGCGCCGGATGACGTTGGCGTAGATGTCGTGGGCGAAGGACGAGGAGGAGGCCAGGGTCAGGCCGGCGACGACGGCGAGGATGGTCGCGAAGGCGACGGCGGAGATGACGGCGAGGAGGATCGCGCCGCCGGTGGAGTCGGGTCCGCCGCCGATCTCCAGGGCCGCGAGCGGGGCGGCCGTGTTGCCGGCCTTGTTGGAGGCGACGATGTCGCCGTTCTTGAGGAGGGCGGCGGCGCCGAAGCCGAGGACGATCGTCATCAGGTAGAAGGCGCCGATGATGCCGATGGCCCAGTTGACGGACTTACGGGCGGCCTTGGCGGTCGGCACCGTGTAGAAGCGGATCAGGATGTGGGGCAGGCCGGCGGTGCCGAGGACGAGCGCGATGCCGAGCGAGAGGAAGTCGAGCTTGGAGGTGGCGGTGGCGCCGTACTTGAGGCCGGGCTCCAGGAATGCGTCGCCCTTGCCGCTGTTGGTGGCGGCCGCGCCGAGCAGCTCCGAGACGTTGAAGTGGAACTTGAGGAGGATGAGGAAGGTGATCAGGAGCGTGCCCGCGATGAGCAGGACCGCCTTGACCATCTGCACCCAGGTGGTGCCCTTCATGCCGCCGATCGTCACGTACACGATCATCAGGAGGCCGACCAGGGCGACGATCCCGACCTTGCCGCCGTCGCTGGTGATGCCGAGCAGCAGCGAGACGAGGACGCCCGCGCCCGCCATCTGGGCGAGCAGGTAGAAGATGGAGACGACGATCGTCGAGGTGCCGGCGGCGGTGCGGACGGGCCGCTGGCGCATCCGGTAGGCGAGGACGTCGCCCATGGTGAACCGGCCGGAGTTGCGCAGCGGTTCGGCGACCAGGAGCAGGGCGACGAGCCAGGCGACGAGGAAGCCGATCGAGTACAGGAAGCCGTCGTAGCCGAAGAGGGCGATGGCTCCGGCGATGCCGAGGAAGGACGCGGCGGACATGTAGTCGCCGGAGATCGCGAGGCCGTTCTGGAAGCCGGTGAACTGGCGTCCGCCGGCGTAGAAGTCGGCGGCGCTGCGGGTCTGGCGGCCGGCCCAGACGGTGATGACGAGGGTGGCGACGACGAAGGCGCCGAACAGGGCGATGATCAGGGGCCGGTGCTCGGTGGTGGCGTTGCCGGCCGCGAGCAGGACGGGGGTGCTCATGCGTCGCCCTCCATACGGGTTCTGATGGCCTCGGCCTTGGGGTCGAGCCGGTTCGCCGCGTGCCGCGAGTAGAGCCAGGCGATGAGGAACGTGGTGAGGAACTGGCCGAGGCCGAGGACGAGGGCCACGTTGATGTTGCCGAAGAGCTTGGTGCCCATGAAGCCGCCCGCGTAGTTGGAGAGCAGCACGTACAGCAGGTACCAGGCGATGAAGGCCAGGGTGAGGGGGAAGGCGAAGGAGCGGTAGGTACGGCGCAGTTCGCCGAACTCCTCGCCCTCCTGCACCTCGATGAACTGCTCCGTGGTGGGCGACGCGGGACCGTGGTCGGTCTCCGTGCCGTTTCTGGGCGGCGGCGGTGCTTCGGTAGCCACGGAATCTCCTCGTGACGCGGGGGCGGACGGCGTGGTCAAGGGGGCCTCACCAGGGGTGCGGGAAGCGGGGCTCCGAGCGGAGCTCCTCCCCTGCCCAACGGCACGGAGCGGGAAGCGAAGCGGTTCAACCGGGGGATTTCCTTGAACAGATCTTCATGAAGTCTTCTCAACTCATTGAAGGTTCGGGAAGATCAGCGATAGCTTCACTCGTCATGCACCTGTCGGCGCGTAAACCCGCGCGCGGACAGTACATACGGATGATGTGGAGAACCCATGGCTCATCTGGGATCGAGGCGCGGCCGAGCTCTCGCTCTGCCGGTAGGTCTCGCGCTCACGGCCTCGCTCGGCTTCCTGGCCCCCGGCGCCGCCTCCGCCGCGGAACTGAGCGACGCTCCGGCCACCGTGGCCTCTTTCAGCGGCCCGAAGCTCTCGTACGTCGTCAACGTCGAGGGCGGCCGCTGGACCGCCGACTCCGTGCGGAAGTCGATCGCCGCCGCGGGCGGCGAGGTGGTCATCTCGTACGACCAGATAGGCGTGATAGTCGTCCACTCGCAGAACCCCGAGTTCGCGAAGACGATCCGTCAGGCGCGTGGCGTCCTGTCGGCCGGCGCGACCCGCACCGCCCCGCTCTCCGTCCAGTCCGACGACTCCGTCGACGAGGGCGCGCAGGCGCTGTCCGCCGCCGAGGCGAAGGCGGCCGCGGCCGCCGCCACGGACGGTCAGGACCCGCTGGAGCCCCTGCAGTGGGACCTCCCGGCGATCAAGGCCGACAAGGCGCACGAGAAGACGCTCGGCAGCAGCAAGGTCACCGTCGGCATCATCGACACGGGTGTCGACGACACCCACCCGGACCTGGCGCCGAACTTCGACGCCTCCAAGTCCGCCAACTGCGTGACCGGCGTGGCGAACACCACCGCCGGCTCGTGGCGTCCGAACAAGGGCGAGAGCGACCACGGCACGCACGTCGCCGGCACCATCGGCGCCGCCAAGAACGGCATCGGCGTCACCGGTGTCGCGCCGGGCGTGAAGCTCGCCGGCATCAAGGTGTCCACCCCGGACGGCTTCTTCTACACCGAGGCCGTGGTCTGCGGCTTCGTGTGGGCGGCCGAGCACGGCGTCGACATCACGAACAACAGCTACTACACCGACCCGTGGATGTTCGCCTGCAAGAACGACGAGGACCAGAAGGCCCTCATCGAGGCGGTCACCCGGGCGACCCGCTACGCGGAGAAGAAGGGCACGGTCAACGTCGCCGCGGCCGGCAACTCCAAGTTCGACCTGGCGGCCGACAAGATCACCGACACCAGCAGCCCGAACGACACCACGGCGGTCACCCGTGACGTCGACCCGTCGCAGTGCTTCGACTACCCGGCCATGCTGCCGGGCGTCGTGACGGTCTCCGCGACCGGCGCCAAGGGCCTGAAGGCGTCCTACTCCAACTACGGCATGGGCGTCATCGACGTCGCCGCCCCCGGTGGCGACCGCACCGAGTACCAGACCCCGGACGCCCCGGCGGTCAACGGCCGCATCCTGTCGACCACGGTCGACGGCGGCTACAACTACAAGGCCGGTACGTCGATGGCCTCGCCGCACACCGCCGGTGTGCTCGCGCTGCTGAAGTCGACGCACCCGCACGCCAGCCCGGCGGCGCTGAAGGCGCTGCTGTACGCGCAGGCCGACGAGCACGCATGCACCAACCCGTACGACATCAACGGTGACGGTGTCGTCGACGCGGTCTGCCAGGACGGCGCGGACAAGAAGAACGGCTTCTACGGAGCCGGCATCATCGACGCGCTGGCCGCCGTGAAGTAATAAGCGGTACGGCACGGTCGGAGGGCCCTGGTGTGGTGTGCCACACCAGGGCCCTTTCGCGTGGCACTCGTGGCACTGAGTGCCACACTGTGATCATGGACAACACAGTGCGTACGGGTACGGAGTTGTTGTGGTCGGCCCTCGGCGGCGATCCCGCCCTCGTCGACCGCGTGGAGTACGGCGGGGTCTCCGGGCTGCTGCCCGCGCGGCTGCCGGTGATGGACCTGGCGCGCGCGACGGTCGCGGCCTGCTCGCTCGCCGCCGTGGAGCACGCGGGGCTGCCGGGGCCGGTGCGGGTGGACGACGGGGCCGTCGCCACCGCCTTCGTGAGCGAGCGTCATCTGCGGGTCGACGGGCGGGAGCCGGTGAACTTCGCGCCGCTGTCGCGGTTCTGGCGGGCGGCCGACGGATGGGTCCGTACGCACGCCAACTACCCGCACCACAAGGCGGCTCTGCTGACGGGCCTGGGCGTCCCGGACTCCGTCGAGGCCGTCGCCGCGGCCGTCGCCGAGCGGAAGGCCGTCGAGGTCGAGACGGCGGTGTACGCGGCCGGGGGCCTGGCCGTCGCCCTGCGGACGCCCGAGGAGTGGGCGGCGGGCGAGCAGGGCCGGGAGGTCGCGGCGCGGCCGCTGCTGACCCGGGAGCGTCTCGACGAGGCGGCGCCGCGGCGTTCCCGTTCGGGGCCGCTGCGTGTCCTGGACCTGACCCGGGTGCTCGCCGGCCCCGTCGCGACCCGGACGCTCGCGCTGCTCGGCGCGGACGTGCTGCGGATCGACCCGCCGGGCAACCCCGAACTGCCGGACCTGCACGCGGACACGAGCGCCGGCAAGCGGACCGCCGCGCTGGACCTGGACCGGCCGTCGGACCGGCGGACCTTCGAGGAACTCCTCGACTCCGCCGACGTGCTGGTCACCGGCTACCGGCCGGGCGCGCTCGACCGGTTCGACCTGGAGCGGCCGGGTCTGGTGACCGCGCGGCTCTCCGCCTGGGGCGACTACGGGCCGTGGAGCGGGCGGCGCGGCTTCGACTCCCTGGTCCAGGTGGCGACGGGGATCGCGGTGGTGGAGGGCTCGGCGGCGGAGCCGGGGGCGCTGCCGGCGCAGGCGCTGGACCACGGGACGGGGTATCTGCTCGCGGCGGCGGTGCTCCGCTCCTTGACCGAGCAGCGGCGCGACGGCGGCAGCCGGCTCGTGCGCCTCGCCCTCGCGCAGACGGGGCACTGGCTGACGCACTCGCTGCCGCGGTACGAGCCGGAGCGGTACCTCGTCGAGACGGACAGCCCCCTGGGCCGGCTGCGGCACGCGCTGTCGCCGGTGTCGTACGAGGGCGGGCCTTCGGGCTGGACCCGGGCGCCGGGCCTCGCGGGGGCGGATGCGGCGGAGTGGCTCGGGGCCGGGTCCTGACGAAGGGCCGTAGGGGCGGAACGGGACCGGGACGGGCGCCCGGCAACGGGGGTGTGCCCACCCTCCCCCAAGCTCTCGGCTTCGCTCGAGCAGGGGGACCCCCCTCGCCCTGCGGAACGATTGCCCACACAGTTGACGGCGGGCCAAGGCCCGCTGTCGGCACGTGTTACGGCTTGACCAGGACCTTCAGGGCCGTGCGGTCGTCCATGGCCTTGTAACCGGCGGGGACGCCGGACAGGTCGACCGTCAGGTCGAAGACCGGGGACGGGTCGATCGCGCCGGAGAGGACGTCCGGGAGGAGTTCCGGGATGTAGGCGCGGACCGGGGCGACGCCGCCGCGCAGCGCGATGTTGCGGTCGAACATGACCGACAGGTCGAGGCCCGTGCCGCTGCCGTGCGGGACGCCGACGTAGCCGATGGAGCCGCCGTCACGGGTGATGCCGACCGCCGTGCGCATCGACTGCTCGGTGCCGACCGCCTCGATGACGGCGTGCGCGCCCTGCCCGCCCGTGAGCTCGCGGACCGCGGCCTCGGCGGCCTCGCCGCGCTCGGCGACGACGTCGGTGGCGCCGAAGGAGCGGGCGATGTCCGTACGGGCGGTGTGCCGGCCGAGCGCGATGATCCGCTCGGCGCCGAGCCGCCTGGCGGCCAGGACGCCGCAGAGGCCGACCGCCCCGTCGCCGACGACGGCGACCGTGGAGCCCTTGGTGACGCCCGCGCCGAGGGCCGCGTGGTGGCCCGTGCCCAGGACGTCGGAGAGGGCGAGCAGGGCGGTGAGGAGACGGTCGTCCCCGGCCGCCTCGGCGGGGAGCTTCACCAGGGTGCCGTCGGCGTACGGGACGCGGACGGCCTCGCCCTGGCCGCCGTCGGAGCCGACCGAGCCCCAGAAGCCGCCGCGCGGGCAGGAGGTCTGGAGGCCCTCGGCGCAGTACTCGCAGGTGCCGTCGGACCAGACGAAGGGGGCGACGACGAGGTCGCCGGCGGCGAAGCCGGTGACGTCGGAGCCGGCCGCCTCGACGATGCCGAGGAACTCGTGGCCGATGCGCTGGCCGGGCTGCCGGGCGGACTCGCCGCGGTAGGCCCACAGGTCGCTGCCGCAGATGCAGGCGCGCAGGACCCGCAGGACGACGTCCGTGGACTCCTGGATCACCGGGTCGGGCACGTCCTCCACGCGCATGTCGAACGGGGCGTGGATGGTGGTGGCGCGCATGAGGGGCGGTCCTTGCTGTCAGACGGTTGTACGACGTTCACCGTACATCGCGCGGAGCGTTCCCGCCGTCAGCAGGTACTGCGCCGCGATGTAGGTCAGCATGACCCAGAAGTCGGGCGCCGGCAGCTGGGGCCATTCGGCGACCCCGGTGGCGATGAGGGTGTCCGAGAGGAGGAACAGGGCTCCGCCCAGGCCGGCCAGGGGCCCCAGGGCGCTGGAGCGGTAGGCCATCGCGGTGAGCAGCAGGGAGTACCCGGCGACGGGGATCCGCAGGCCGGCGGGGAGGTCGGGCCAGAGGAGCACGACGGTGGTGAGGAGCGCGGCCGCGTACAGGGCGCCGAGCGCCGGGGACGTACGCCTCCGTCCGAAGAGGACCAGGTAGCAGACGTGTCCGGCGGCGAAGGAGCCCATGCCGACGAGGAAGGCCCAGTCGGCGTCGGAGAGCAGGAAGACGTCGCCGCCCCAGCCGAGGAGGAGCGCGGCGGTGAGCAGTTTGGGGGCGCCGCGGGTGACGGCGTACGCGGCGAGCAGGGGCATCAGGAGCGGTTTGGCTATCTGGTGGCCGAGGTCGGCGCCGGCGAGCAGGGAGGCGAGGTCGACGACCGCGGCGAGGAGGAAGGCACCGAACAGGGTTCGGGAGGGGGTGGTCACGCGGCGGGCTCCGGGGCGGTCTGGTCGTGGGGTGCGGTGGTACGGGCCTCCGGCTGCCAGCCGGGCCCTCGGAAGACCCGCCCGGCGCGCTCGCGCCAGCCGTGCGCGGCGCGCAGGTCGCGGGCGATGGCGGCGTACTCGTGGGTGGCGACGCGGAGCGGGTTGTAGGTCTCGATGTT
The DNA window shown above is from Streptomyces vietnamensis and carries:
- a CDS encoding metallopeptidase TldD-related protein — its product is MSRVSKPYEIVERALELSRADGCVVIADEESSANLRWAGNALTTNGVTRGRTLTVIATVDGAQGTASGVVSRSAVTVDDLEPLVRAAEAAARAAGPAEDAQPLVEGVPASPDFTDAPAETSSAVFTDFAPALGEAFARARAGGRELYGFANHELTSTYLGTSTGLRLRHDQPNGTLELNAKSPDRSRSAWAGRSTRDFKDVDPAALDAELATRLGWAERRIELPAGRYETLLPPTAVADLLIYQLWSSTARDAVEGRTVFSKPGGGTRLGETLSPLPLTLRSDPNEPGLESSPFVIAHSSGDDSSVFDNGLPIGPVDWVKAGALAHLITTRHTAGLTRLPVAPGAGNLILDGGGERSLEEMVAATERGLLLTCLWYIREVDPATLLLTGLTRDGVYLVENGEVVGEVNNFRFNESPVDLLSRASEAGRTEKTLPREWSDWFTRAAMPALRVPDFNMSSVSKGV
- the tyrS gene encoding tyrosine--tRNA ligase; amino-acid sequence: MTDIVDELKWRGLFAQSTDEDALRKALADGPVTFYCGFDPTAASLHVGHLVQVLTVRRLQQAGHRPLALVGGATGQIGDPRPTAERTLNDPETVANWVNRLRSQIEPFLSFEGENAAVMVNNLDWTAGMSAIEFLRDIGKHFRVNKMLTKDSVARRLESEQGISYTEFSYQLLQGMDFLELYRRYGCTLQQGGSDQWGNLVAGLDLIHRLEPGAEVHALATPLMVKADGTKFGKTEGGAVWLDPEMTTPYAFYQFWLNVDDRDISTYMRILSFKSREELEELEEQTAERPQARAAQRALAEELTTLVHGAEQCAAVINASKALFGQGDLAELDEPTLAAALSELPHARVSELGQVVDLFAEVGLVASKSAARRTVKEGGAYVNNVKVTAEDAVVSAEELLHGRWLVLRRGKKNLAAIEFAGE
- a CDS encoding GlsB/YeaQ/YmgE family stress response membrane protein, with product MGWLWAIIVGFVLGLIAKAILPGKQQIPLWLTTVFGILGSVLGNAVAGWIGVEDTRGIDWTRHLLQLIGAIAVVGVGDMLWVSVKGGRRHA
- a CDS encoding DUF3099 domain-containing protein yields the protein MLKHGGTEVFRITGARQGLADDVRGRQRRYVISMTVRTLSVIAATVLWNVERHVAFVALGLGLLLPYIAVVIANAGRERAPSLPSTFVPTPVRPALDPPNLKKTSDQS
- the moaA gene encoding GTP 3',8-cyclase MoaA, which produces MLIDTYGRVATDLRVSLTDRCNLRCTYCMPEEGLQWLAKPDLLTDDEIVRLIRIAVTDLGVTEVRFTGGEPLLRPGLVGIVERCAALEPRPRMSLTTNGIGLKRTAAALKSAGLDRVNVSLDTLRPEVFKTLTRRDRHRDVLDGMAAAREAGLTPVKVNAVLMPGLNADEAPDLLAWAMEEGYELRFIEQMPLDAQHGWKRDGMITAGDILESLRTRFTLTPEGSEERGSAPAERWVVDGGPHTVGVIASVTRPFCRACDRTRLTADGQVRTCLFATEETDLRAALRSDAPDETVAELWKKAMWGKKAGSGLDDPSFLQPERPMSAIGG
- a CDS encoding solute symporter family protein, with protein sequence MSTPVLLAAGNATTEHRPLIIALFGAFVVATLVITVWAGRQTRSAADFYAGGRQFTGFQNGLAISGDYMSAASFLGIAGAIALFGYDGFLYSIGFLVAWLVALLLVAEPLRNSGRFTMGDVLAYRMRQRPVRTAAGTSTIVVSIFYLLAQMAGAGVLVSLLLGITSDGGKVGIVALVGLLMIVYVTIGGMKGTTWVQMVKAVLLIAGTLLITFLILLKFHFNVSELLGAAATNSGKGDAFLEPGLKYGATATSKLDFLSLGIALVLGTAGLPHILIRFYTVPTAKAARKSVNWAIGIIGAFYLMTIVLGFGAAALLKNGDIVASNKAGNTAAPLAALEIGGGPDSTGGAILLAVISAVAFATILAVVAGLTLASSSSFAHDIYANVIRRGKATEQEEVKAARWATVFIGIVSIALGALARDLNVAGLVALAFAVAASANLPTILYSLFWKRFTTQGALWSIYGGLVSAVVLVLFSPVVSGKPTSMFKTVDFYWFPLENPGIVSIPLGFLLGWLGSVLSKERPDEGKYAELEVKSLTGVGAH
- a CDS encoding DUF485 domain-containing protein, whose amino-acid sequence is MATEAPPPPRNGTETDHGPASPTTEQFIEVQEGEEFGELRRTYRSFAFPLTLAFIAWYLLYVLLSNYAGGFMGTKLFGNINVALVLGLGQFLTTFLIAWLYSRHAANRLDPKAEAIRTRMEGDA
- a CDS encoding S8 family peptidase — its product is MAHLGSRRGRALALPVGLALTASLGFLAPGAASAAELSDAPATVASFSGPKLSYVVNVEGGRWTADSVRKSIAAAGGEVVISYDQIGVIVVHSQNPEFAKTIRQARGVLSAGATRTAPLSVQSDDSVDEGAQALSAAEAKAAAAAATDGQDPLEPLQWDLPAIKADKAHEKTLGSSKVTVGIIDTGVDDTHPDLAPNFDASKSANCVTGVANTTAGSWRPNKGESDHGTHVAGTIGAAKNGIGVTGVAPGVKLAGIKVSTPDGFFYTEAVVCGFVWAAEHGVDITNNSYYTDPWMFACKNDEDQKALIEAVTRATRYAEKKGTVNVAAAGNSKFDLAADKITDTSSPNDTTAVTRDVDPSQCFDYPAMLPGVVTVSATGAKGLKASYSNYGMGVIDVAAPGGDRTEYQTPDAPAVNGRILSTTVDGGYNYKAGTSMASPHTAGVLALLKSTHPHASPAALKALLYAQADEHACTNPYDINGDGVVDAVCQDGADKKNGFYGAGIIDALAAVK
- a CDS encoding CoA transferase; translated protein: MDNTVRTGTELLWSALGGDPALVDRVEYGGVSGLLPARLPVMDLARATVAACSLAAVEHAGLPGPVRVDDGAVATAFVSERHLRVDGREPVNFAPLSRFWRAADGWVRTHANYPHHKAALLTGLGVPDSVEAVAAAVAERKAVEVETAVYAAGGLAVALRTPEEWAAGEQGREVAARPLLTRERLDEAAPRRSRSGPLRVLDLTRVLAGPVATRTLALLGADVLRIDPPGNPELPDLHADTSAGKRTAALDLDRPSDRRTFEELLDSADVLVTGYRPGALDRFDLERPGLVTARLSAWGDYGPWSGRRGFDSLVQVATGIAVVEGSAAEPGALPAQALDHGTGYLLAAAVLRSLTEQRRDGGSRLVRLALAQTGHWLTHSLPRYEPERYLVETDSPLGRLRHALSPVSYEGGPSGWTRAPGLAGADAAEWLGAGS
- a CDS encoding zinc-dependent alcohol dehydrogenase family protein — encoded protein: MRATTIHAPFDMRVEDVPDPVIQESTDVVLRVLRACICGSDLWAYRGESARQPGQRIGHEFLGIVEAAGSDVTGFAAGDLVVAPFVWSDGTCEYCAEGLQTSCPRGGFWGSVGSDGGQGEAVRVPYADGTLVKLPAEAAGDDRLLTALLALSDVLGTGHHAALGAGVTKGSTVAVVGDGAVGLCGVLAARRLGAERIIALGRHTARTDIARSFGATDVVAERGEAAEAAVRELTGGQGAHAVIEAVGTEQSMRTAVGITRDGGSIGYVGVPHGSGTGLDLSVMFDRNIALRGGVAPVRAYIPELLPDVLSGAIDPSPVFDLTVDLSGVPAGYKAMDDRTALKVLVKP
- a CDS encoding lysoplasmalogenase, giving the protein MTTPSRTLFGAFLLAAVVDLASLLAGADLGHQIAKPLLMPLLAAYAVTRGAPKLLTAALLLGWGGDVFLLSDADWAFLVGMGSFAAGHVCYLVLFGRRRTSPALGALYAAALLTTVVLLWPDLPAGLRIPVAGYSLLLTAMAYRSSALGPLAGLGGALFLLSDTLIATGVAEWPQLPAPDFWVMLTYIAAQYLLTAGTLRAMYGERRTTV